One genomic segment of Bombina bombina isolate aBomBom1 chromosome 4, aBomBom1.pri, whole genome shotgun sequence includes these proteins:
- the TAF5L gene encoding TAF5-like RNA polymerase II p300/CBP-associated factor-associated factor 65 kDa subunit 5L produces MKRIRTEQIQLAVTCYLKRRHYIDTEGSLKQGLRLCQSAEEMAANLSVQAESSCANVVSSAPCQVEPQQYEVQFAKLRNFLSDVDSPHSREVTSLLYPLFVYLHLDMVQNSLKSAVDSFYSRFHGMFLQLPGQRDIVEQLQTTMTIQDIHSNFKLRAFLDNKFVVRLQEESYNYLLRYLQSDNNTALYKAITQHIQLDVQPLKRTEYQLYACSGSSSRGESSSLDQADVPAPILQNEAALEQLQDCIKRVKDGPPSLTTICFYAFYNTEQLLNTAEISPDSRLLAAGFDNSCVKLWSLRSKKLKSEPHEVDVSRIRLACDILEEAEEEDQGGTELKILRGHSGPVYSTRFLSDSSGLLSCSEDTSIRYWNLETFTNTVLYQGHAYPVWDLDVSPCSLFFASGSHDRTARLWSFDRTFPIRIFAGHLADVDCVKFHPNSNYLATGSSDKTVRLWSSQQGNSVRLFTGHRGPVLALAFSPNGKYLASAGEDQRLKLWDLASGTLYKELRGHTDNINSLTFSPDSSLIASASMDNSVRVWDIRNTYCNALSDGSSSELVGVYTGQTSNVLSAQFMACNLLLVTGIAQENQEH; encoded by the exons tccaagCAGAATCCAGTTGCGCCAATGTGGTGTCCTCAGCCCCCTGTCAGGTTGAGCCTCAGCAATATGAAGTTCAGTTTGCAAAGCTACGGAATTTTCTTTCTG ATGTGGATTCTCCTCACAGCCGTGAAGTCACAAGCCTCCTTTATCCTCTCTTCGTCTACCTCCATTTGGACATGGTACAGAACAGTCTAAAGAGTGCTGTGGACAGTTTCTATAGTCGCTTCCATGGCATGTTCTTGCAGCTCCCTGGGCAGAGAGACATTGTTGAGCAGCTGCAGACAACGATGACCATACAGGATATCCACTCCAACTTTAAATTGCGAGCTTTTCTTGATAACAAGTTTGTCGTCCGCCTCCAGGAGGAAAGCTATAACTACCTTCTCCGCTATCTTCAAAGTGACAATAACACTGCTTTGTATAAGGCGATCACCCAACACATTCAGTTAGATGTACAGCCACTAAAAAGGACAGAGTACCAGCTTTATGCCTGCAGTGGGTCATCGTCACGGGGAGAGAGCAGCAGCCTTGATCAAGCAGATGTGCCTGCTCCCATTTTACAGAACGAAGCCGCACTCGAGCAGCTCCAGGACTGCATCAAACGAGTAAAAGATGGTCCTCCCTCACTCACCACCATCTGTTTCTATGCTTTCTACAACACTGAGCAGCTACTGAACACTGCTGAGATATCCCCTGACAGCAGACTTCTGGCTGCCGGCTTTGACAACTCCTGTGTGAAACTATGGAGCCTAAGGTCAAAGAAACTGAAATCTGAGCCTCATGAAGTGGATGTGTCTCGAATACGGCTGGCTTGTGATATTTTAGAGGAG gctgaAGAGGAAGACCAGGGCGGAACAGAATTGAAGATACTTAGGGGACACTCTGGGCCAGTGTATAGCACCCGCTTCCTATCTGACAGTTCCGGCCTCTTGTCATGCTCTGAGGACACATCTATACGCTATTGGAATCTTGAAACTTTTACAAATACTGTCCTATATCAAGGCCATGCCTACCCAGTCTGGGACTTGGATGTCAGCCCTTGTAGTCTGTTTTTTGCAAGTGGGTCTCATGATCGTACTGCCAGGCTATGGTCTTTTGACCGGACGTTCCCAATAAGGATATTTGCTGGGCATCTAGCTGATGTTGACTGTGTAAAATTTCACCCCAATTCCAATTACTTGGCCACAGGTTCTTCAGACAAAACAGTAAGATTGTGGAGCTCCCAACAGGGTAATTCTGTGAGGCTTTTTACAGGACACCGTGGGCCAGTTTTGGCCCTTGCTTTCTCCCCAAATGGTAAGTATTTGGCCTCTGCTGGAGAAGACCAGCGCCTCAAATTATGGGATTTGGCATCAGGTACTCTCTATAAGGAACTGAGAGGACATACAGACAATATCAACAGTCTCACATTTAGTCCAGATAGCAGCTTGATTGCCTCTGCATCCATGGACAATTCAGTTCGGGTATGGGATATCCGAAATACGTACTGCAATGCCCTTTCTGATGGGTCATCCAGTGAACTAGTAGGTGTTTACACTGGGCAAACAAGCAATGTTTTAAGTGCACAGTTTATGGCTTGTAACCTTCTTTTGGTAACTGGGATTGCACAAGAAAACCAGGAACATTAg